In the genome of Bremerella sp. JC817, one region contains:
- a CDS encoding ATP-binding protein, with amino-acid sequence MVELGWQFRLSILVVLNLIATGLALVLLSRAYRSSQESLRDIKALAGHILSSVDQAVITTNRNGIVTSINRHGMELLGAKLDCIDKPVKELSADLALDQFLADWQAKKPSSLTRDFHIDADGRTVRATCQSLNDFEGKQIGKVLQLRDVTERILLEERMRRMERYMGLGSLAVGLHHEIRNPLAALSLHVQLLEEQLEESQVSEEVQQMLAVIKAEMTRIGGVLEGFRDFASMENLRLEEVDLARLIQRQVDLAVPQANQQGIDVRFVRPESPLPNITADLVRLEQALLNLFVNAMQAMPNGGELTIAVTATADSVRIEIADTGSGIPEDLRSQVFDAYFTTKSEGTGLGLALCDKIVRQHNGSLDFLSNKEGTTFVMTLPIQQAAIFAD; translated from the coding sequence GTGGTCGAACTGGGGTGGCAGTTCCGGCTTTCGATCCTCGTCGTGCTGAATCTTATCGCGACGGGGTTGGCGCTCGTTTTGCTTTCGCGCGCCTATCGGTCTTCCCAGGAGTCGCTTCGGGACATCAAGGCCCTGGCGGGACATATCCTCAGCAGCGTCGATCAAGCGGTAATCACGACGAACCGAAACGGTATTGTCACCAGCATCAATCGTCACGGCATGGAGTTGCTCGGAGCCAAACTCGATTGTATCGACAAGCCGGTGAAGGAGCTTTCCGCTGACTTGGCGCTTGACCAGTTCCTGGCCGATTGGCAGGCCAAAAAGCCTTCTTCTTTGACCAGAGATTTTCATATCGACGCCGACGGGAGAACCGTCCGCGCGACTTGCCAATCCTTGAACGACTTTGAGGGAAAGCAGATCGGCAAAGTCTTGCAGCTGCGTGACGTAACGGAACGCATTCTCCTGGAAGAGCGGATGCGACGGATGGAACGCTATATGGGACTGGGATCTCTGGCGGTCGGGCTCCACCACGAAATCCGAAATCCGCTTGCAGCGCTGTCGCTCCATGTTCAACTGCTGGAGGAGCAACTCGAGGAGAGCCAGGTATCCGAGGAAGTGCAGCAAATGTTGGCGGTCATCAAGGCGGAAATGACGCGAATTGGGGGAGTCTTGGAGGGGTTCCGGGATTTTGCTTCGATGGAAAACCTGCGGCTCGAGGAGGTCGATCTCGCCAGGCTAATTCAGCGACAAGTCGATCTTGCGGTACCTCAGGCAAATCAACAAGGGATTGACGTCAGATTCGTTCGTCCGGAATCTCCCTTGCCGAATATCACGGCCGATCTGGTTCGTTTGGAACAGGCTTTGCTGAACCTGTTCGTCAACGCGATGCAAGCCATGCCCAACGGAGGCGAACTTACCATCGCCGTGACTGCAACTGCCGACTCGGTGCGTATCGAAATCGCGGATACAGGCAGCGGAATTCCAGAGGACCTTCGCAGTCAGGTGTTCGACGCCTACTTTACGACCAAGAGCGAAGGAACCGGTTTGGGGCTTGCCCTCTGCGACAAGATCGTCCGGCAACACAATGGCAGCCTTGATTTTTTGAGCAACAAAGAGGGAACGACCTTTGTAATGACGTTACCAATTCAACAAGCGGCGATTTTTGCGGACTAG
- a CDS encoding DUF1501 domain-containing protein gives MSIFPSNSGVNRRQFLAASAATAMATSMAQGMPHSAPLKGQAEHVISIWLGGGMGQIDTFDPKRKGDPKAKKPGGYYNPIPTAVSDVEVCEHLSKLAPLMDRVTAVRTVNHSVIDEHAAATNWMHIGRPVSGTVVYPSIGSIVAHERGAASDDVPAYVLIGYPNATRGPGFLGAQHSYLYLTETGRGPAGLSSPEGITDKRKLRRERFLSELRGMQPEAKQARIKDYESTIDLSLKLSGPEFMSSFELERESADLRESYGGEFGQRCLLARRLCERGVRFIEVSHNLNFLNGAGWDVHNGGILEQHKLIQELDTAMSALIVDLEARKMLDKTLIVITTEFGRPPEFDSGGGRGHQGSAFTCVLAGGGLNHCGAYGVTDELSKKIVENPVSVPDFFATIHASLGIDYAKSLYDGDRPVPITDNGNPIAALFT, from the coding sequence ATGAGCATTTTTCCCTCGAACTCCGGCGTAAATCGACGACAGTTCCTGGCAGCATCCGCTGCTACGGCCATGGCAACTTCGATGGCCCAAGGCATGCCCCACTCGGCTCCACTGAAGGGACAAGCCGAACATGTGATCTCGATTTGGCTCGGCGGGGGGATGGGGCAAATAGATACGTTCGATCCCAAACGCAAAGGGGATCCGAAGGCCAAGAAGCCAGGCGGTTATTACAATCCGATCCCGACCGCCGTTAGCGATGTCGAAGTGTGCGAACACCTGTCGAAGCTGGCCCCGCTCATGGATCGCGTGACGGCTGTTCGCACGGTGAATCATTCGGTGATCGACGAACATGCGGCCGCTACCAACTGGATGCACATCGGCCGCCCGGTCAGCGGGACGGTCGTTTATCCTTCCATCGGTTCGATCGTCGCTCACGAGCGGGGCGCCGCATCGGACGACGTCCCGGCTTACGTGTTGATCGGCTACCCCAACGCCACGCGCGGGCCAGGGTTCCTCGGGGCCCAGCACAGCTATTTGTATCTGACCGAAACGGGACGAGGCCCTGCAGGTCTTTCGTCGCCGGAAGGGATTACCGACAAACGCAAGCTACGCCGCGAACGTTTTCTTTCCGAGCTTCGCGGAATGCAGCCGGAAGCGAAACAGGCCCGCATCAAGGATTATGAATCGACCATTGACTTAAGTCTGAAACTCAGCGGTCCGGAGTTTATGAGCAGCTTTGAACTCGAGCGCGAATCGGCCGACCTGCGGGAGTCGTACGGAGGCGAGTTCGGACAACGCTGCTTGCTGGCCCGTCGGCTCTGCGAACGAGGCGTGCGGTTCATCGAGGTCTCGCACAATTTGAACTTCCTGAATGGTGCCGGCTGGGATGTGCATAACGGCGGCATCCTCGAGCAGCATAAGTTGATCCAAGAGCTCGACACGGCAATGTCAGCTTTGATTGTCGATCTGGAAGCTCGGAAGATGCTCGACAAGACGTTGATTGTCATTACCACCGAGTTTGGTCGTCCGCCAGAATTCGATAGCGGCGGCGGTCGAGGGCATCAAGGTTCGGCCTTTACTTGTGTGCTGGCTGGCGGCGGATTGAATCACTGCGGTGCGTATGGCGTGACCGACGAACTTTCTAAGAAGATCGTCGAAAACCCCGTTTCGGTGCCCGACTTCTTCGCAACGATTCACGCCTCGCTGGGCATCGATTACGCCAAGTCGCTCTACGATGGCGATCGTCCGGTTCCGATAACGGACAATGGCAATCCGATCGCGGCGCTGTTCACCTAG
- a CDS encoding SOS response-associated peptidase has protein sequence MCHRYNIRATSTEIASWFGAEIQKPFDPAQKTLFPLADVPVVLDTSEGRVVTVMSWGLVPFWWKPGKKTWKATARSCFNAKSETAHEKPSFRKAFKTQRCLIPATSFFEKDLDFQLKQANYFAMAGLWDRCQIDGEEHLSCTILTTAPNSCVEKVHHRMPVILDDDDKIRQWLSPDIHDRQPLERLFEPIPGETMSTQPAES, from the coding sequence ATGTGCCATCGATACAACATCCGTGCCACTTCGACCGAAATCGCGTCGTGGTTCGGCGCCGAAATTCAAAAACCATTCGACCCCGCTCAGAAGACGCTGTTTCCGCTGGCGGACGTTCCGGTCGTACTCGATACGAGCGAGGGCCGCGTTGTCACGGTGATGTCGTGGGGGCTGGTTCCTTTCTGGTGGAAGCCTGGTAAGAAGACCTGGAAAGCGACGGCTCGTTCCTGCTTCAATGCCAAGAGCGAGACGGCGCACGAAAAGCCATCGTTTCGCAAAGCCTTCAAGACCCAGCGTTGTTTGATCCCGGCGACGTCGTTCTTCGAGAAGGATCTCGACTTTCAGTTGAAGCAGGCCAACTACTTTGCCATGGCAGGTCTGTGGGATCGCTGCCAGATTGATGGCGAAGAGCATCTGAGCTGCACAATTCTGACCACCGCCCCCAATAGCTGCGTTGAGAAGGTCCATCATCGCATGCCGGTGATTCTGGATGACGACGACAAGATCCGGCAGTGGCTTAGTCCCGATATCCACGATCGTCAGCCGCTGGAACGGTTATTCGAGCCGATCCCAGGCGAAACGATGTCGACGCAGCCTGCCGAGTCGTGA
- a CDS encoding carbonic anhydrase yields the protein MQQLVQGIHRFQREQFSQDKKLFETLVDGQHPLALFITCSDSRIDPNRLTQTKPGELFIQRTAGNIIPPYGAVLGGEAATIEYAVSALKVRDIIVCGHSHCGAMAGLLTPESVESMPAVRAYLQHAEATRRIVEENYSHLTDPAKRLTLTVEENVLVQLESLKTHPAVAAAVGRGDLKLHGWVYKFETGDVFTFDPDQNQFLPLRDVASPLSETQRTLPPI from the coding sequence ATGCAGCAACTAGTTCAGGGGATCCATCGCTTTCAACGCGAACAATTCAGCCAAGACAAGAAGCTGTTCGAAACCCTTGTCGACGGCCAGCACCCACTGGCGTTATTTATTACCTGCTCTGACTCGCGCATTGACCCTAATCGTCTAACCCAGACAAAGCCGGGCGAGCTATTCATTCAGCGTACCGCTGGCAACATTATCCCTCCCTATGGGGCAGTACTTGGCGGCGAGGCGGCGACGATTGAATATGCGGTTTCTGCGTTAAAAGTCCGTGATATTATTGTATGTGGACATTCTCACTGCGGAGCGATGGCCGGCCTGTTGACTCCAGAATCGGTCGAAAGCATGCCGGCGGTTCGCGCCTACCTGCAACATGCGGAAGCGACGCGTCGCATCGTCGAGGAAAACTACTCTCACCTGACCGATCCTGCCAAGCGATTGACGTTGACAGTCGAAGAGAACGTCCTGGTGCAGCTCGAGAGCTTGAAAACCCACCCCGCCGTCGCGGCCGCCGTTGGTCGAGGCGACCTGAAACTGCATGGATGGGTCTACAAATTCGAGACGGGGGACGTATTCACATTCGATCCGGATCAGAATCAGTTTTTGCCTCTCCGAGACGTGGCGTCGCCGTTGAGTGAGACCCAACGTACGCTTCCGCCGATCTAA
- the dprA gene encoding DNA-processing protein DprA — MSDVDREEDPEFQAAIRLALSSGIGPAKVQALEAYFGSLAAALQATARQLQEVSGIGPKVAKTIVEANTLDIERELDHCRDFGIQILTRSDEAFPGLLREIVDPPTLLFVRGEFLASDELAVAIVGTRHATHYGKKQAERFGYELAKAGFTVVSGLARGIDAAAHRGAIKAGGRTIAFLGGGVSKIYPPEHVDLAEEVSQSGAIVSEAAPLVSPIAGAFPQRNRLITGMSLGVVIIEAALRSGALISARMAMEQNREVFAIPGQIDNPVARGVNSLIRDGATLVQSVDDVLEQLGPLRKPLKVSETQTVLAPAELQLNDQEQTVLQHIDLAPMSLDALVARSQLPVHRVLSTLSILEMKRLIVRTSGTTIQRTA; from the coding sequence ATGTCGGACGTTGATCGTGAAGAAGATCCTGAGTTTCAAGCGGCCATTCGGTTAGCACTCAGCTCCGGAATTGGACCTGCGAAGGTTCAGGCCCTCGAAGCCTATTTCGGGTCGCTCGCTGCCGCACTTCAGGCAACCGCTCGGCAATTGCAGGAAGTCTCCGGCATTGGACCAAAGGTTGCAAAGACGATCGTCGAAGCCAACACGCTCGATATCGAGCGCGAACTCGATCATTGTCGCGACTTTGGGATTCAAATCCTGACCCGCTCCGATGAAGCCTTTCCTGGCCTGCTTCGCGAAATCGTCGATCCTCCGACGCTGCTATTCGTTCGGGGAGAGTTTCTCGCCAGCGATGAACTAGCGGTCGCCATCGTCGGCACGCGACATGCCACGCATTACGGTAAGAAGCAAGCCGAACGCTTTGGCTACGAACTTGCGAAGGCAGGCTTCACGGTTGTGAGTGGTCTGGCTAGAGGTATCGACGCGGCTGCCCATCGCGGAGCCATCAAGGCCGGGGGCCGCACGATCGCATTTCTCGGGGGCGGGGTCTCGAAGATCTATCCGCCGGAGCACGTTGACCTGGCCGAGGAAGTTTCGCAAAGCGGGGCGATCGTCAGCGAGGCAGCTCCCCTGGTCAGCCCAATTGCAGGTGCTTTCCCGCAGCGAAACCGATTGATCACCGGCATGAGCTTAGGCGTCGTGATCATCGAAGCGGCACTACGAAGTGGAGCGTTGATTTCCGCTCGCATGGCCATGGAGCAAAATCGCGAGGTGTTCGCGATCCCAGGACAAATCGACAATCCGGTTGCCCGCGGTGTGAATAGCCTGATCCGCGATGGCGCGACGCTGGTTCAATCGGTGGACGATGTGCTGGAACAACTTGGCCCACTCCGAAAACCGCTGAAGGTCTCGGAAACGCAGACGGTTCTTGCACCTGCCGAACTACAGCTCAACGATCAAGAGCAAACGGTCCTGCAGCATATCGACCTGGCACCGATGTCACTCGATGCGCTCGTGGCCCGGTCGCAATTGCCGGTTCACCGGGTGTTGTCGACCCTCTCGATCCTTGAAATGAAACGCCTCATCGTAAGAACCAGCGGGACGACCATTCAGCGAACCGCCTAG
- a CDS encoding DUF1553 domain-containing protein: protein MKSLRILLLFLTASSCWFCADATANEPVVFWEFGAEEETPLIAHGGVHRDVPGPRPPVYPDFDNGNTAVKFDGRGAYFSYADPGALSPFDFTNGDQITIEAWVNARDLKDGENLYILGKGRTGSPEFAPDNQNWALRLRGVKGTACVSFLFATPRNGAGTPWHRWTTSDGFIPRTGWHHIAVTYEFGNPESIRGWVDGQSIPGNWDMGGPTTEAPVVDDDSVWIGSSMGGSASNSFRGYLDAVALHRVTLDEETLKSRFRRVGDAPKPEPLPEAMPKIGDLPSDRVTVTFHEGLDAHNRWLDFDETYPKEVMRWETNEFLTPRMPVRYDSWGIRDSWKAPVLVRMAADVALDEGEQTFLLRARGLTRLWVDGKQVAKTGALQGSPSGEEPITPVAEPPLPGHRIKEHRLHESTGTFQAPERGVYRVVVETTAGGKKFRPEPGEFTVAKLSADGQQYHVLGPAQAVDAPLPLTDEAFEGALARIEGALTQFDDDNRRAAAASREDFWSRRHELGRKWVQHNPAPPVPRTEGTANPIDAFLTQRIAEAKEAVQGTSPDAAKKFHSEVLPILRSECFRCHGEKDSGGLQLNSRDMAVAGGFSGPAIEPGDAEASELMVRIQHEDADMRMPPTGKPLSEKQIKTLEDWINAGAEWPELPLSADETDLAPNITDAQFIRRAYLDTVGVIPTEAEVRAFLADTSSDKRAQLIDRLLEDPRWADHWISYWQDVLAENPTLINATLNASGPFRWFLLDALRDDKSLDRMVTELMMMRGSSYDGGSAGFSMAAQNDSPFAAKGHVVANAFLGIELQCARCHDSPYHSTTQEDLYALAAMFARKPMSVPKTSSVPAAFFENKDRQALIEVTLKPGQAVQPKWPFAKETGIEDNEALARYMENEKDTRERLATLVTAPENQRFAKIVVNRIWRRLIGAGIVEPPHDWEGTQPSHPELLEWLAKDFIAHDYSVKHTTSVIMNSRLYQQAAIGNQKDVDPTRRLFNAPERRRMTGEQVVDSFFAAAGKEIEIETMTLDPDGRRPASNRNNLGEVKRAWMMVSLSNERDRPSLTLPYAAVIDDVLVAFGWSAERQIPRTDRESEPNVLQPAVIANGTMTIWLTRASHESALADLAVEAKSPEAVVESVFLRFLSRMPTTEEKTFFADALREGFDQRLVPKDKIQPVKPLERLPQVTWSNHLKSEANTIQQEHARRARSGPPVDPRLQPEWRETYEDFVWSVVNLREFVWMP from the coding sequence ATGAAATCGCTTCGTATTCTCCTTCTGTTCCTAACCGCTTCCAGCTGCTGGTTTTGTGCCGATGCAACGGCGAACGAACCTGTCGTTTTTTGGGAGTTTGGTGCCGAAGAAGAAACTCCGTTGATTGCCCATGGTGGCGTGCACCGCGATGTGCCAGGCCCCCGGCCACCGGTCTATCCAGACTTCGATAACGGCAACACGGCAGTAAAATTCGATGGTCGAGGTGCCTATTTCTCGTATGCCGATCCTGGGGCACTCAGTCCTTTCGACTTCACCAACGGTGATCAGATCACGATCGAAGCCTGGGTGAACGCGCGTGACTTGAAAGATGGTGAGAACCTCTACATCCTTGGGAAAGGACGCACCGGCAGTCCGGAATTTGCCCCGGACAATCAAAATTGGGCGTTGCGTCTGCGAGGCGTTAAGGGGACCGCGTGCGTTAGTTTTCTGTTTGCAACACCACGCAATGGCGCCGGCACACCTTGGCACCGCTGGACCACTAGCGATGGCTTCATTCCGCGAACAGGCTGGCACCATATCGCCGTTACATACGAGTTCGGCAATCCTGAAAGCATCCGTGGCTGGGTTGATGGCCAAAGCATCCCCGGTAACTGGGACATGGGTGGACCGACAACGGAAGCTCCTGTCGTCGACGACGACAGTGTTTGGATTGGTTCGTCGATGGGGGGCAGCGCATCGAACTCGTTTCGAGGTTACCTCGACGCTGTTGCGTTGCACCGTGTGACACTTGATGAAGAAACGCTGAAGTCGCGATTTCGCCGGGTGGGCGATGCCCCCAAGCCTGAGCCTCTGCCCGAAGCCATGCCAAAAATTGGTGATCTGCCAAGCGATCGTGTGACGGTCACATTTCACGAAGGATTGGACGCACATAATCGCTGGCTCGACTTCGACGAGACCTATCCCAAAGAAGTGATGCGGTGGGAAACGAACGAGTTCCTGACGCCTCGGATGCCAGTTCGTTACGATAGCTGGGGCATCCGCGACAGCTGGAAAGCTCCGGTCCTGGTGCGCATGGCGGCCGACGTGGCCCTGGACGAAGGTGAACAAACCTTCCTGCTCCGTGCCCGGGGCCTCACTCGCTTGTGGGTCGATGGAAAACAGGTTGCCAAAACAGGCGCCCTACAAGGATCGCCGAGTGGTGAAGAACCGATTACGCCGGTGGCCGAGCCGCCGCTGCCAGGGCACCGCATTAAAGAACATCGTCTGCATGAGTCCACCGGAACCTTCCAAGCGCCCGAGCGTGGTGTTTATCGGGTCGTGGTCGAAACCACGGCAGGCGGAAAGAAATTCCGCCCTGAGCCAGGCGAGTTCACCGTGGCGAAGCTTTCGGCCGATGGCCAGCAATATCACGTGCTGGGCCCAGCCCAAGCGGTCGATGCCCCCCTTCCATTGACGGACGAAGCATTCGAGGGTGCCCTCGCCCGTATCGAAGGTGCATTGACCCAGTTCGATGACGACAATCGCCGTGCGGCCGCTGCTTCGCGAGAAGACTTCTGGAGTCGCCGTCACGAATTGGGGCGAAAGTGGGTGCAACACAACCCTGCCCCACCAGTCCCGAGAACAGAAGGCACGGCGAATCCGATCGACGCCTTCCTGACTCAGCGAATCGCGGAAGCGAAAGAGGCTGTACAAGGGACGTCTCCCGATGCCGCCAAGAAGTTCCACTCCGAAGTGCTCCCAATTTTACGATCGGAGTGTTTTCGTTGCCATGGCGAGAAAGACTCAGGCGGACTTCAATTGAATTCGCGCGACATGGCCGTTGCCGGTGGCTTCTCAGGCCCTGCCATTGAGCCAGGCGACGCCGAGGCGAGCGAACTGATGGTCCGCATCCAACATGAAGACGCCGACATGCGGATGCCCCCCACCGGCAAGCCGCTCAGCGAAAAGCAAATCAAGACGCTCGAGGACTGGATCAACGCCGGGGCCGAGTGGCCCGAGTTGCCGCTGTCAGCGGATGAAACCGACCTGGCACCGAACATTACCGACGCTCAATTCATTCGACGAGCCTATCTCGACACGGTGGGCGTCATCCCTACGGAAGCGGAAGTCCGCGCATTCCTCGCAGATACTTCTTCCGACAAGCGAGCCCAACTGATTGACCGCCTGCTGGAAGATCCTCGCTGGGCCGATCACTGGATCAGCTACTGGCAAGATGTTCTGGCCGAGAATCCCACCCTGATCAATGCCACGCTGAATGCGAGTGGCCCCTTCCGCTGGTTCCTGCTGGATGCCCTGCGAGACGACAAATCGCTCGACCGCATGGTGACCGAGCTGATGATGATGCGTGGCAGTTCGTACGACGGCGGCAGCGCTGGGTTCTCGATGGCAGCGCAGAACGATTCGCCGTTTGCCGCCAAGGGACATGTCGTCGCGAATGCCTTCCTGGGAATTGAACTGCAATGTGCTCGTTGCCACGACTCTCCCTATCACAGCACGACGCAAGAAGACCTTTACGCGTTGGCTGCCATGTTCGCACGCAAGCCAATGTCGGTGCCGAAGACCAGCTCGGTGCCGGCGGCGTTCTTCGAGAACAAGGACCGTCAGGCGTTGATTGAAGTCACCCTGAAGCCAGGGCAAGCCGTCCAGCCGAAATGGCCGTTTGCGAAAGAGACCGGCATTGAAGATAACGAGGCCCTCGCTCGTTACATGGAAAACGAAAAGGACACGCGTGAACGACTCGCAACCCTCGTTACCGCGCCTGAAAACCAACGTTTCGCAAAGATCGTCGTGAATCGAATCTGGCGACGCCTCATCGGCGCTGGCATCGTCGAGCCACCGCACGACTGGGAAGGGACCCAGCCAAGCCATCCCGAGCTGCTGGAATGGCTGGCGAAAGATTTCATCGCCCACGATTACAGTGTGAAACACACGACCAGCGTGATCATGAACTCGCGACTTTACCAGCAGGCAGCGATCGGCAACCAGAAGGATGTCGATCCAACCCGCCGCTTGTTTAACGCTCCGGAACGTCGCCGCATGACCGGCGAACAGGTTGTCGATTCGTTCTTTGCCGCGGCCGGTAAAGAGATTGAGATCGAAACGATGACACTCGATCCGGACGGTCGCCGCCCGGCCAGCAACCGCAACAATTTAGGTGAAGTGAAGCGTGCGTGGATGATGGTCAGCTTGTCGAACGAACGCGATCGTCCAAGCCTGACGCTACCTTATGCCGCTGTGATCGACGACGTGCTAGTCGCCTTCGGTTGGTCGGCCGAACGTCAGATCCCTCGTACCGATCGCGAATCCGAACCGAACGTTCTGCAACCGGCAGTGATCGCCAACGGCACGATGACGATATGGCTGACGCGGGCCTCACACGAGAGTGCCTTGGCCGATCTCGCTGTCGAGGCCAAGTCGCCGGAGGCAGTGGTCGAGTCGGTATTCCTGAGGTTCCTCAGCCGGATGCCGACCACGGAAGAGAAGACCTTCTTCGCGGATGCCTTGCGAGAGGGATTCGACCAGCGACTGGTTCCAAAAGACAAGATTCAGCCTGTGAAGCCGCTTGAGCGTTTGCCCCAGGTTACCTGGTCGAACCACTTGAAATCGGAAGCGAATACGATTCAGCAGGAACATGCCCGGCGTGCACGGAGTGGCCCACCGGTCGATCCGCGACTGCAGCCGGAATGGCGCGAGACGTACGAAGACTTCGTCTGGAGTGTTGTGAATCTCCGCGAGTTCGTCTGGATGCCGTAA
- a CDS encoding sigma-54 dependent transcriptional regulator yields the protein MEEAFRILIVDDEPNIRSGLAKGLEKEVDLIDTASGVNEALDKFDTESFQIVIADVRLPGDRDGLELLSLIQQRAPNTTMIMITAHGTVEMAVDAMRRGAFDFITKPVDLNLIRQQVAKAVEHHRLQTENRFLKDRLAVAGELPNIIGNCHALNNVLSQIRQVADTDATVLIHGESGTGKELIARALHDLSKRSSFPFIPVNLGALPVNLLESELFGHEKGAFTGASRQKPGCFEQSMRGTLFLDEITEIPMKSQVDLLRVLETGQFTRVGGEETLLSDARIVSATNRDIPQLVEDGVFREDLYYRLNIIPIEVPPLRQRRDDIVLLVDHFLNHFCVRHHRAPKSIDHEALQVLVSANWPGNVRQLRNVIERLVVTVDSEKIRAKHLPAELTAVVRNAAASEVRSLADVTESAEKEAILISLAANDFHREKTAKVLGISVRTLQYKMSRYGLH from the coding sequence ATGGAAGAAGCCTTTCGCATCTTGATTGTCGACGATGAGCCCAACATAAGGTCGGGGTTGGCCAAAGGGCTGGAAAAAGAAGTCGACCTGATCGATACGGCCAGCGGCGTCAACGAGGCGCTCGACAAGTTCGATACGGAGAGTTTCCAAATCGTCATCGCCGACGTTCGATTGCCTGGGGATCGAGATGGCCTGGAACTGTTGTCGCTGATCCAGCAGCGCGCACCCAATACGACGATGATCATGATTACCGCCCATGGAACGGTCGAGATGGCGGTCGACGCGATGCGCCGCGGTGCGTTTGATTTTATTACCAAGCCGGTTGACCTGAACTTGATCCGTCAGCAGGTCGCCAAAGCAGTAGAGCATCATCGGTTGCAGACCGAAAACCGTTTCCTGAAAGATCGGCTGGCGGTTGCCGGCGAGTTGCCCAACATCATCGGCAATTGCCACGCACTCAATAATGTGCTGTCACAAATTCGCCAGGTTGCTGATACGGACGCGACCGTGCTGATTCATGGCGAAAGCGGTACGGGAAAAGAACTCATCGCCAGGGCCCTGCACGATCTAAGCAAACGTTCTTCGTTTCCATTCATTCCGGTCAACCTCGGCGCGTTACCGGTGAACTTACTGGAAAGTGAGTTGTTTGGGCACGAAAAGGGTGCCTTCACAGGGGCCTCTCGCCAGAAACCAGGCTGCTTTGAGCAATCGATGCGAGGGACGCTGTTCCTCGACGAGATTACCGAAATACCGATGAAGAGCCAGGTCGATTTGCTCCGCGTGCTCGAGACGGGACAGTTCACCCGAGTGGGAGGCGAGGAGACGCTTCTCTCGGACGCTCGCATCGTTTCGGCGACCAACAGAGACATTCCGCAGCTGGTCGAAGATGGCGTTTTCCGAGAGGATCTTTATTACCGTCTCAATATCATCCCCATCGAAGTCCCTCCCTTACGGCAACGCCGCGACGATATCGTTCTCTTGGTGGACCACTTTTTGAATCATTTTTGTGTCCGACACCATCGAGCGCCCAAGTCGATAGACCATGAGGCATTGCAAGTGCTCGTCTCGGCGAATTGGCCGGGCAATGTACGTCAGCTTCGAAATGTAATCGAACGCCTGGTCGTCACGGTGGACAGCGAAAAGATAAGAGCGAAGCATTTGCCCGCAGAGCTAACCGCGGTCGTTAGAAACGCTGCCGCCAGTGAAGTACGCTCATTGGCCGACGTTACGGAGTCGGCTGAGAAGGAAGCTATTTTGATTTCTCTTGCGGCCAACGATTTTCACCGTGAGAAAACCGCGAAAGTCTTGGGAATCAGCGTTCGTACGTTGCAATACAAAATGAGTCGCTACGGGCTGCACTAG